The proteins below are encoded in one region of Bremerella sp. P1:
- a CDS encoding aldo/keto reductase, with protein MKTRPLGKSGIEASVVAFGAWAIGGWTWGGADEKESIAAIHAYLDAGGNLIDTAPMYGFGRSEEVVGKAIADRRDKVLVATKCSMRWDLTDAQKKRATKRFSTTKENVDWSGEKTEESFDVYIYSGKDGIREEVERSLKLLQTDVIDLYQTHWQMDNTPIGERMETLMELKKEGKIRAIGVCNATQEEMNAYRQFGELDTDQEKYSMLDRDLEKTNLDYCAKQDLAFLAYSPLSQGLLTGKITPDRKYEEGDQRNFKPRFEAENVRKVQAMLEPMRPIAEKHDATLAQLTMAWTLAQRGCSHVLCGARTPQQAVDNAKAGSIELSDAEISEITKAVESYDGV; from the coding sequence ATGAAGACACGTCCTCTCGGAAAATCAGGCATCGAAGCATCCGTCGTCGCTTTTGGGGCCTGGGCAATCGGTGGATGGACTTGGGGTGGGGCCGACGAGAAGGAATCGATCGCGGCCATTCACGCCTATCTCGATGCCGGCGGCAACTTGATCGATACCGCCCCCATGTACGGCTTTGGCCGCAGCGAAGAAGTCGTCGGCAAGGCCATCGCCGATCGTCGCGATAAAGTGCTCGTCGCGACCAAGTGCAGCATGCGATGGGATCTGACCGACGCCCAGAAGAAGCGAGCCACCAAGCGTTTCAGCACGACCAAGGAAAATGTCGACTGGAGCGGCGAAAAGACCGAAGAGAGCTTCGACGTCTACATCTACAGCGGCAAGGACGGCATTCGTGAAGAGGTCGAGCGGAGCTTGAAACTGCTGCAAACGGACGTGATCGACCTGTACCAGACGCACTGGCAAATGGATAACACGCCGATCGGTGAGCGGATGGAAACGCTCATGGAACTGAAGAAGGAAGGCAAAATCCGCGCGATTGGTGTTTGCAACGCCACCCAGGAAGAGATGAACGCCTATCGCCAGTTCGGCGAGTTGGATACCGATCAGGAAAAGTATTCGATGCTCGACCGCGATCTGGAAAAGACGAATCTCGACTACTGCGCGAAGCAGGACCTCGCGTTCCTCGCCTATAGCCCTTTGAGTCAAGGTTTGCTCACCGGCAAGATCACCCCGGATCGCAAGTACGAAGAAGGGGACCAGCGCAACTTCAAGCCTCGCTTTGAGGCCGAGAATGTTCGCAAGGTTCAAGCGATGCTCGAGCCAATGCGACCGATCGCCGAAAAACATGATGCCACGCTCGCTCAGTTGACGATGGCCTGGACCTTGGCCCAACGGGGTTGTTCGCACGTGCTGTGTGGTGCTCGTACGCCGCAGCAGGCAGTCGATAATGCCAAGGCCGGCAGCATTGAACTCAGCGATGCTGAGATCAGTGAGATCACCAAGGCCGTCGAAAGCTACGATGGCGTGTAA
- a CDS encoding zinc-binding dehydrogenase, with translation MPGLMIKELKSPLELSDYDLGDLKPGYAKIEVKAAALNHRDYWITQGMYPGIELPKVLGSDGAGIVTEVGSDDDKSWLNQEVIINPGWDWGTNEAAQSADFTILGMPHNGTFTSHMHVPVETLRPKPKHLSWEEAAALPLAGVTAFRATMSQGQLRPGEKVLVSGIGGGVATLALQFAVAIGAEVAVTSSKPEKLAKAKELGAVAGYNYREENWHKKAAEEFGRPNLIVDSAAGKGYANLIALAAPGGRIVNYGATTGPPETIDMFKVFWNQLKLIGTTMGSTADFRGMLNLVDKHEIRPVIDQVFSLAQGNEALSRMEQGEQFGKIVLRI, from the coding sequence ATGCCTGGATTGATGATTAAAGAGCTTAAGTCCCCCTTAGAACTGTCTGATTACGATTTAGGGGATTTGAAACCAGGTTACGCCAAAATCGAAGTGAAGGCGGCGGCACTGAATCACCGTGATTACTGGATCACGCAAGGCATGTACCCCGGGATCGAACTGCCCAAGGTCCTCGGTTCGGACGGGGCTGGCATCGTCACCGAGGTCGGTAGCGATGACGACAAGAGTTGGCTTAACCAGGAGGTCATCATCAATCCTGGTTGGGATTGGGGGACCAATGAGGCGGCTCAATCCGCCGACTTCACCATCCTGGGGATGCCTCACAACGGGACCTTTACCAGTCACATGCATGTGCCGGTCGAAACGCTGCGGCCCAAGCCCAAACATCTCAGCTGGGAAGAAGCGGCCGCGCTGCCCCTGGCCGGTGTGACCGCGTTTCGGGCGACGATGTCTCAGGGACAACTGCGTCCCGGCGAAAAGGTCTTGGTCAGCGGTATCGGCGGCGGCGTCGCCACGCTCGCGCTGCAATTTGCCGTCGCGATAGGGGCCGAGGTTGCCGTGACGTCGTCGAAGCCTGAGAAGCTGGCCAAGGCGAAAGAACTGGGCGCGGTCGCCGGCTACAACTACCGCGAGGAAAACTGGCACAAGAAAGCGGCCGAAGAGTTCGGTCGACCGAATCTGATTGTCGATAGCGCGGCCGGTAAAGGATACGCGAACCTGATTGCACTGGCCGCACCTGGCGGACGCATCGTGAACTACGGCGCCACGACCGGTCCCCCGGAAACGATCGATATGTTCAAAGTCTTTTGGAATCAATTGAAGTTAATCGGTACGACGATGGGCTCCACCGCCGATTTCCGCGGCATGTTAAATCTCGTCGACAAGCACGAGATTCGTCCGGTGATTGATCAAGTCTTCAGTCTCGCCCAGGGCAACGAAGCGTTGTCCCGGATGGAACAAGGCGAACAATTCGGTAAGATCGTGCTGCGGATCTGA